A stretch of the Acidobacteriota bacterium genome encodes the following:
- a CDS encoding DUF3341 domain-containing protein translates to MEHMESKAGIYGLMAEFKDGDALMKAATRTYEAGYRQIDAFTPFPVHGLAEAMGHTDRKVQKAVLGGGLFGLVAGYGLCYWTSVTEGIGGIFSGYAHNIGGRPLHSWPSFIVPTFETTILFAALTAVASMIAFNGLPMPYHPVFNVERFREHATTDGFFLCIESADPKFDGQRTREFLESLGASEVNDVAH, encoded by the coding sequence ATGGAGCACATGGAGAGCAAGGCGGGTATCTACGGCCTGATGGCCGAGTTCAAGGACGGCGACGCGCTGATGAAGGCGGCGACCCGCACCTACGAGGCGGGCTACCGGCAGATCGACGCGTTCACCCCGTTCCCGGTCCACGGCCTCGCCGAAGCGATGGGCCACACCGACCGGAAGGTCCAGAAGGCGGTGCTCGGCGGCGGCCTCTTCGGCCTCGTCGCCGGGTACGGGCTGTGTTACTGGACGTCGGTCACCGAGGGCATCGGCGGCATCTTCTCGGGTTACGCGCACAACATCGGCGGTCGGCCGCTCCACTCGTGGCCGTCGTTCATCGTGCCCACCTTCGAGACGACGATCCTCTTCGCGGCGCTGACGGCCGTGGCGAGCATGATCGCCTTCAACGGGCTGCCGATGCCGTACCACCCGGTCTTCAACGTCGAGCGGTTCCGGGAGCACGCGACGACCGACGGCTTCTTCCTGTGCATCGAGTCGGCCGACCCGAAGTTCGACGGCCAGCGGACGCGCGAGTTCCTCGAGAGCCTCGGCGCGTCAGAGGTGAACGACGTTGCGCACTAG